The following proteins come from a genomic window of Dreissena polymorpha isolate Duluth1 chromosome 1, UMN_Dpol_1.0, whole genome shotgun sequence:
- the LOC127864657 gene encoding uncharacterized protein LOC127864657 isoform X7: protein MFAARIAISTGAQLRNYCQWIRSANSMLWELSHHVPSVRYMDYGATKQKSLYLTHDGLHLSAEGARRCLASIQDDLPNQLCVEAAVQDPTEWPALSATEVPVQEHDSTIALFSDIVQTGAQPEIQDKVDASEVPVPRDIKSQTHKITVVTARAKRSATRNTKRYGKKLAKKCHTRSCCSGFVYLDITEDVAVFLPAYKLNGLCLKRKKMEVKTGKVKREKPTMTKKKNKQVPCYNCPNCRVCCSSEDAMLDHFIRKHSSWKVDRPDTLYNQEDEINVPSNIHCHRDTEETPQQDDNAANEDQVNVPSHFFFQRDTDETPQQDVDTSQLLLILSNDVELNPGPTFSCKWTSCFKKFINYGELSAHIVCHIEGTNRCQWEDCHECFSAVRRFELHLLRHLYDNSEIFKTIDEWKNTLPDGKINEQRTDLHMCPLHLRSKLMLLLFDEDFSIPTGYYTIEEHYKYLELLSIRLPSDYEKIKNNFLLKRKYLGENWENDEGKCPTVQFNTAADYSPTPKDIYTVASYNENNVFVSTSRPELCNTYFSGTTLNKGMRKRRKSNENVQFNVDNKLWSDILIENLTNCSNALKLQNLVLKTLAEKGFVTSKKQSFFKLEQEACRLSAHNNCTTGTFVCSVFKNKIEDNEFYYVRYVESGVYSGFMEQKYLYFLKEHFNVADDNVLLHQVITLEDINQMKIDENKHNIKRNRPDKIFSHCVDKILPSYVNELNDNENCDSVQLLSYVVLFSPFKSKASVDKPEKMFFKMKPQDLHESLLKLVYDFKINQLVTKSRCSKDIITVPAVVNGTLLHQSFVLNCLSGNIKAKPDLFVKSARYESNFVESGNISLGTSLRNKTIQLFLKKDYVNLFSFYKKYFPELNECNETTVETSEPVLKKRKTIKHLKPINICRSELEKRVGISNKDTETDISEHFGNLSIFKNYCCSLLDHGTLVIQMHDDSGNLVCCLNDYCEMDGSFKANDFIFTTRFCQETGDYLDCTCKIYKTLLNVKEFNIRNEEFLVLDSSGDNCVTCMHCKFVKLHVLPCLAPDHVQCPESLSRIQHFVQKALCFNNQEIVEISRKPEIRKYSVLIEGDEYPAFVHFSMNKRLGKCTVSCTAGRCRSQKSYKRNISTLLNSKVCRHLNLFKSYTHMWEDLIHTTNDNNDDEEQQLFDDNIDNEMPVSVTLSTAAYNNFNEESGLWNFKCRSKHSPRLKDNNELRKNIIKRDQWNDSNLVRCSDGCLKGPVLFPDIPDNTCPCGSGWLKREDDDNYSENGLTIHERQRTLTIYTNFAPVKCDIHIRECYNSISKPCRILWDEGDLDCIHVLSRDTAAGDEIGWEFVSMVMNSSCTFSSYCQFKNEMYKTRHNKARFMDQTVFLNFWFSWASNMKIDFRIPCGVCGYGPKRLCCDGTNVGVGFRNSNYEEITETNQALGINNTLHRRMDRCFLKNLNGIDKQEMINLRTTLDYIARKELNEIKENEIIPERDLLDRIELLKQALPSEVLGSFERFYQMSDNERVAYSNVLKMLATTASITSLVPPAYCYKIQLLLNSPNIENDRFNSIVNETRSFAPELRDLICESLISNNEILPDDIRLFLQYLINESMSLQVTEPEPPVPQLGTYNPEKFGRAYYFNESGLKLRSVRKFSIDNDSCVKRNIDHDDATLEFEKCQKLYSKVQTSARGTSTLFLWFCADHGHCYGFHMTGAEGRKDPALSLYSYLETPPQDVFYDFACNLQEYCLNRESGYYKNVRFFHDIFHGYSHKCSNAFTASRLQGFESVNSEICEQFNSFIQCIKRSARQMSQSHFCFYLQFFLNEWNKKKKLSYEKKIRIALAGLV from the exons ATGTTTGCTGCAAGGATAGCGATTTCTACCG GGGCACAGTTGAGGAACTACTGCCAGTGGATAAGGAGCGCAAACAGCATGCTGTGGGAACTGAGTCACCATGTGCCTTCTGTGAGATACATGGACTATGGAGCAACTAAACAG aagtcCCTGTACTTGACCCATGATGGACTACATCTGAGTGCTGAAGGGGCTAGGAGGTGTTTAGCATCCATACAGGACGACCTGCCAAACCAGCTGTGTGTGGAGGCTGCTGTTCAAGATCCTACAGAATGGCCAGCTCTCTCAGCCACGGAAGTACCGGTTCAGGAGCATGACAGCACCATAGCACTCTTTTCGGATATTGTGCAGACT GGAGCTCAACCAGAGATTCAAGACAAGGTGGATGCAAGTGAAGTACCAGTTCCCAGGGACATTAAGTCTCAGACACATAAAATAACG GTTGTCACAGCCAGAGCTAAGAGGTCTGCAACCAGAAATACCAAAAGATATGGAAAGAAG TTGGCAAAGAAATGCCACACAAG GTCATGCTGCAGTGGATTTGTTTACCTTGACATTACTGAAGATGTGGCTGTTTTCCTGCCTGCATACAAGTTGAATGGCTTATGCTTG AAACGCAAGAAGATGGAAGTCAAGACTGGTAAGGTTAAAAGGGAGAAACCTACCATGACGAAAAAGAAGAACAAACAG GTCCCTTGCTACAATTGCCCAAACTGCAGGGTGTGCTGTTCATCGGAAGATGCCATGCTCGACCATTTTATAAGGAAGCATTCATCGTGGAAAGTTGATAGGCCTGACACACTTTACAATCAG GAAGATGAAATCAACGTGCCATCCAACATCCATTGCCACCGAGACACTGAAGAGACGCCCCAACAAGATGACAATGCCGCAAATGAAGATCAAGTCAATGTGCCATCCCACTTCTTTTTCCAACGAGACACTGACGAGACGCCCCAACAAGATGTAGACACTTCACAGCTTCTTCTTATTCTTTCAAATGACGTTGAACTTAACCCTGGACCG ACTTTCAGTTGCAAGTGGACATCATGCTTCaagaaatttattaattatggtGAACTTAGTGCCCATATAGTATGTCACATAGAGGGAACAAATAGATGCCAATGGGAAGACTGCCATGAATGTTTTTCAGCTGTAAGAAGATTTGAGCTGCATCTTTTGAGACATTTGTATGAT AACAGCGAGATATTCAAAACAATCGATGAATGGAAAAACACGCTACCTGATGGGAAGATCAATGAACAGAGAACAGATCTGCATATGTGTCCACTTCATCTG AGGTCCAAACTGATGCTGCTCTTATTTGATGAAGATTTCTCCATTCCAACGGGTTATTACACAATAGAGGAACACTACAAATACCTGGAATTGCTAAGTATACGTCTTCCTTCTGattatgaaaaaattaaaaataacttcttacttaaaagaaaatatttaggtGAAAACTGGGAAAATGATGAGGGAAAGTGTCCAACTGTACAGTTTAATACTGCTGCTGACTATAGTCCTACTCCTAAAGATATATATACTGTAGCtagttataatgaaaataatgtgtttgtctCTACATCTAGACCAGAGTTGTGCAATACATACTTCTCAGGAACAACTTTAAACAAAGGAATGCGGAAAAGAAGAAAATCAAATGAGAATGTTCAATTTAATGTTGACAATAAATTGTGGTCAGATATATTGattgaaaatttaacaaactgttcaaatgctttaaaattgcaaaatcttGTATTAAAAACTTTAGCAGAAAAGGGTTTTGTTACATCAAAGAagcaatctttttttaaattagaacaaGAAGCTTGTAGATTATCTGCACATAACAACTGTACAACTGGAACCtttgtatgttcagtttttaaaaataaaattgaagacaATGAATTTTATTATGTAAGGTATGTTGAATCTGGAGTTTACAGTGGATTCATGGAACAGAAGTACTTATATTTCCTTAAGGAGCATTTTAATGTTGCAGAtgataatgttttgttgcatCAAGTTATTACATTGGAAGATATAAATCAAATGAAAATCgatgaaaataaacataatataaaaaggAATCGCCCAGATAAAATATTTAGTCATTGTGTTGATAAAATTTTGCCATCATATGTAAATGAACTGAATGACAATGAAAATTGTGATAGTGTTCAACTACTGTCTTACGTAGTACTTTTTTCGCCATTCAAATCAAAAGCATCTGTAGACAAGCCTGAAAAgatgttttttaaaatgaaacCGCAGGATTTGCATGAAAGTTTACTGAAACTAGtttatgactttaaaataaatcaacttgtGACCAAAAGTCGTTGTTCAAAAGATATAATAACAGTACCAGCAGTTGTGAATGGTACTCTCCTACATCAGTCATTTGTTTTGAATTGCTTGTCTGGAAACATCAAAGCAAAGCCagatttatttgttaaatcaGCACGTTATGAATCTAATTTTGTTGAATCAGGCAACATTTCTTTGGGTACATCATTAAGAAACAAAACGATTCAGCTCTTTTTGAAAAAGGATTATGTTAACTTATTTTCCTTTTATAAGAAGTATTTTCCAGAGTTAAATGAATGCAATGAAACCACTGTTGAAACGTCAGaaccagttttgaaaaaaagaaagaccataaagcatttaaagccaATAAATATTTGTAGATCAGAATTAGAGAAAAGAGTTGGCATTTCTAATAAAGACACTGAAACGGATATTTCTGAGCATTTCGGAAACctgtcaatatttaaaaactacTGTTGTTCCCTTCTAGATCATGGCACTTTAGTTATACAAATGCATGATGACAGCGGCAATCTAGTTTGTTGCCTTAATGATTACTGCGAAATGGATGGTTCATTTAaagcaaatgattttattttcactaCTAGGTTTTGTCAAGAAACTGGTGACTATCTTGACtgcacatgtaaaatatacaaaactCTGCTTAATGTGAAGGAATTTAATATTAGGAACGAAGAATTTCTAGTTTTAGACTCTTCAGGAGATAACTGTGTAACTTGCATGCATTGTAAGTTTGTTAAATTGCATGTATTACCTTGTTTAGCACCGGACCATGTACAGTGTCCAGAATCATTGTCAAGAATCCAACACTTTGTTCAAAAGGCTTTGTGTTTTAACAATCAGGAAATAGTTGAAATATCTAGAAAACCAGAAATTAGAAAATATTCTGTTCTTATAGAAGGTGACGAGTATCCAGCTTTTGTTCATTTTAGCATGAACAAAAGGCTTGGTAAATGCACTGTGTCATGCACTGCTGGTAGATGCCGTTCTCAAAAGAGTTATAAGAGAAATATAAGTACTTTACTAAATTCGAAGGTTTGTAGgcacttaaacttatttaaatcatatactcacatgtgggaagatttaattcatacaactaatgataacaatgatgatgaagaacaGCAGTTATTTGATGACAATATTGATAATGAAATGCCTGTTTCGGTTACATTAAGTACTGCTGCATACAATAACTTCAATGAGGAATCTGGACTTTGGAATTTTAAGTGTAGAAGTAAACATTCTCCCAGACTTAAAGACAATAATGAgttaaggaaaaatatcataaaacgtgATCAGTGGAATGATTCTAACCTTGTTCGATGTTCAGATGGCTGCCTAAAAGGACCTGTATTATTTCCAGATATTCCAGACAATACCTGTCCCTGTGGAAGCGGTTGGCTCAAGCGAGAAGATGACGATAATTACAGTGAAAATGGACTGACCATACACGAAAGACAAAGAACATTAACTATTTACACAAATTTTGCACCTGTAAAATGTGACATTCATATACGTGAATGCTATAATTCAATTAGTAAGCCATGCAGAATTCTTTGGGATGAAGGGGACTtagattgtatacatgtattaagtaggGATACAGCAGCAGGAGATGAAATAGGGTGGGAATTTGTATCTATGGTTATGAATTCTAGTTGCACTTTTTCCTCTTACTGCCAGTTTAAAAATGAGATGTATAAAACTCGCCACAATAAGGCTAGGTTTATGGatcaaacagtttttttaaatttttggtTCAGTTGGGCTTCAAACATGAAAATAGATTTCCGTATACCCTGTGGTGTATGTGGTTATGGTCCTAAGAGATTGTGCTGTGATGGTACAAACGTAGGGGTTGGATTTCGGAATTCAAATTATGAGGAAATTACAGAAACAAACCAGGCTTTGGGCATTAATAATACGCTGCATCGTAGAATGGATAGatgttttttgaaaaatttgaatGGAATAGACAAACAAGAAATGATTAACCTTCGAACTACTTTAGATTACATTGCTCGGAAAGAACTGAATGAAATTAAAGAGAATGAAATTATTCCAGAGAGGGATTTATTGGACCGTATCGAGTTGTTAAAACAAGCACTGCCCTCTGAAGTTTTGGGTTCCTTCGAAAGATTTTATCAAATGAGTGATAATGAACGAGTTgcatattcaaatgttttaaaaatgctAGCCACAACAGCGTCCATTACAAGCCTGGTACCCCCTGCATATTGTTACAAAATTCAACTATTATTAAATAGCCCCAATATTGAAAATGATCGATTTAATAGTATTGTTAATGAAACTCGTTCGTTTGCACCTGAACTAAGAGATTTAATTTGCGAGTCTTTAATAAGTAACAATGAAATATTGCCCGATGACATtagattatttttgcaatatctaaTTAATGAATCAATGTCATTGCAAGTTACTGAACCAGAACCACCTGTACCTCAACTGGGCACATACAATCCTGAAAAGTTTGGAAGGGcctattattttaatgaatctgGGTTAAAGTTAAGAAGTGTAAGAAAGTTTTCCATTGACAATGATAgctgtgttaaaagaaatatagACCATGACGATGCGACTTTAGAATTTGAAAAATGTCAAAAGCTTTATTCTAAAGTTCAAACTTCTGCTCGAGGAACATCAACATTATTTCTTTGGTTCTGTGCAGACCATGGACATTGCTATGGTTTTCACATGACTGGGGCAGAAGGAAGAAAAGATCCCGCATTATCACTCTATAGCTATTTAGAAACCCCTCCACAAGACGTGTTTTATGACTTTGCATGTAATTTACAAGAATATTGCCTAAACAGAGAAAGTGGATACTATAAAAATGTAcgtttttttcatgacattttccaTGGCTACTCCCACAAATGTTCTAATGCTTTTACAGCTAGCAGACTTCAAGGCTTTGAATCTGTAAATTCtgaaatatgtgaacaattcAACAGCTTTATACAGTGCATTAAAAGGTCGGCCCGTCAGATGTCACAGTCACACTTTTGCTTTTACCTACAATTCTTTTTAAATGaatggaataagaagaaaaagttatcatatgaaaaaaagaTAAGAATTGCTTTAGCTGGGTTAGTTTAA
- the LOC127864657 gene encoding uncharacterized protein LOC127864657 isoform X3 encodes MSFAGKPFVYSVSGEEHVWCSSDVRVLIAGDSNVHRLKSACPPNARIDFLPVSGAKYVSDRKGFRKLLHQELMSGCYDILYLHLGSNDVCCKDSDFYRCVTEILDVVFSVCTEIHVVLCEILPRDFDVRMFPRWPLSGAQLRNYCQWIRSANSMLWELSHHVPSVRYMDYGATKQKSLYLTHDGLHLSAEGARRCLASIQDDLPNQLCVEAAVQDPTEWPALSATEVPVQEHDSTIALFSDIVQTGAQPEIQDKVDASEVPVPRDIKSQTHKITVVTARAKRSATRNTKRYGKKKRKKMEVKTGKVKREKPTMTKKKNKQVPCYNCPNCRVCCSSEDAMLDHFIRKHSSWKVDRPDTLYNQEDEINVPSNIHCHRDTEETPQQDDNAANEDQVNVPSHFFFQRDTDETPQQDVDTSQLLLILSNDVELNPGPTFSCKWTSCFKKFINYGELSAHIVCHIEGTNRCQWEDCHECFSAVRRFELHLLRHLYDNSEIFKTIDEWKNTLPDGKINEQRTDLHMCPLHLRSKLMLLLFDEDFSIPTGYYTIEEHYKYLELLSIRLPSDYEKIKNNFLLKRKYLGENWENDEGKCPTVQFNTAADYSPTPKDIYTVASYNENNVFVSTSRPELCNTYFSGTTLNKGMRKRRKSNENVQFNVDNKLWSDILIENLTNCSNALKLQNLVLKTLAEKGFVTSKKQSFFKLEQEACRLSAHNNCTTGTFVCSVFKNKIEDNEFYYVRYVESGVYSGFMEQKYLYFLKEHFNVADDNVLLHQVITLEDINQMKIDENKHNIKRNRPDKIFSHCVDKILPSYVNELNDNENCDSVQLLSYVVLFSPFKSKASVDKPEKMFFKMKPQDLHESLLKLVYDFKINQLVTKSRCSKDIITVPAVVNGTLLHQSFVLNCLSGNIKAKPDLFVKSARYESNFVESGNISLGTSLRNKTIQLFLKKDYVNLFSFYKKYFPELNECNETTVETSEPVLKKRKTIKHLKPINICRSELEKRVGISNKDTETDISEHFGNLSIFKNYCCSLLDHGTLVIQMHDDSGNLVCCLNDYCEMDGSFKANDFIFTTRFCQETGDYLDCTCKIYKTLLNVKEFNIRNEEFLVLDSSGDNCVTCMHCKFVKLHVLPCLAPDHVQCPESLSRIQHFVQKALCFNNQEIVEISRKPEIRKYSVLIEGDEYPAFVHFSMNKRLGKCTVSCTAGRCRSQKSYKRNISTLLNSKVCRHLNLFKSYTHMWEDLIHTTNDNNDDEEQQLFDDNIDNEMPVSVTLSTAAYNNFNEESGLWNFKCRSKHSPRLKDNNELRKNIIKRDQWNDSNLVRCSDGCLKGPVLFPDIPDNTCPCGSGWLKREDDDNYSENGLTIHERQRTLTIYTNFAPVKCDIHIRECYNSISKPCRILWDEGDLDCIHVLSRDTAAGDEIGWEFVSMVMNSSCTFSSYCQFKNEMYKTRHNKARFMDQTVFLNFWFSWASNMKIDFRIPCGVCGYGPKRLCCDGTNVGVGFRNSNYEEITETNQALGINNTLHRRMDRCFLKNLNGIDKQEMINLRTTLDYIARKELNEIKENEIIPERDLLDRIELLKQALPSEVLGSFERFYQMSDNERVAYSNVLKMLATTASITSLVPPAYCYKIQLLLNSPNIENDRFNSIVNETRSFAPELRDLICESLISNNEILPDDIRLFLQYLINESMSLQVTEPEPPVPQLGTYNPEKFGRAYYFNESGLKLRSVRKFSIDNDSCVKRNIDHDDATLEFEKCQKLYSKVQTSARGTSTLFLWFCADHGHCYGFHMTGAEGRKDPALSLYSYLETPPQDVFYDFACNLQEYCLNRESGYYKNVRFFHDIFHGYSHKCSNAFTASRLQGFESVNSEICEQFNSFIQCIKRSARQMSQSHFCFYLQFFLNEWNKKKKLSYEKKIRIALAGLV; translated from the exons ATGTCCTTTGCCGGGAAGccttttgtttattctgtttcAGGTGAAGAACATGTCTGGTGCAGCAGCGATGTTCGTGTTCTTATTGCCGGGGATTCCAATGTCCATCGTTTGAAGTCTGCGTGTCCTCCAAATGCAAGGATTGACTTTCTGCCCGTATCTG GTGCAAAGTATGTGTCTGACCGGAAGGGCTTTAGAAAGCTGCTGCATCAAGAGCTGATGTCAGGTTGTTACGACATACTGTACCTGCATCTTGGCTCTAACGATGTTTGCTGCAAGGATAGCGATTTCTACCG tTGTGTGACAGAGATCCTTGATGTTGTATTCAGTGTGTGCACTGAAATACACGTGGTGCTTTGCGAGATTCTTCCACGCGATTTTGATGTGAGAATGTTTCCCCGATGGCCACTCTCAGGGGCACAGTTGAGGAACTACTGCCAGTGGATAAGGAGCGCAAACAGCATGCTGTGGGAACTGAGTCACCATGTGCCTTCTGTGAGATACATGGACTATGGAGCAACTAAACAG aagtcCCTGTACTTGACCCATGATGGACTACATCTGAGTGCTGAAGGGGCTAGGAGGTGTTTAGCATCCATACAGGACGACCTGCCAAACCAGCTGTGTGTGGAGGCTGCTGTTCAAGATCCTACAGAATGGCCAGCTCTCTCAGCCACGGAAGTACCGGTTCAGGAGCATGACAGCACCATAGCACTCTTTTCGGATATTGTGCAGACT GGAGCTCAACCAGAGATTCAAGACAAGGTGGATGCAAGTGAAGTACCAGTTCCCAGGGACATTAAGTCTCAGACACATAAAATAACG GTTGTCACAGCCAGAGCTAAGAGGTCTGCAACCAGAAATACCAAAAGATATGGAAAGAAG AAACGCAAGAAGATGGAAGTCAAGACTGGTAAGGTTAAAAGGGAGAAACCTACCATGACGAAAAAGAAGAACAAACAG GTCCCTTGCTACAATTGCCCAAACTGCAGGGTGTGCTGTTCATCGGAAGATGCCATGCTCGACCATTTTATAAGGAAGCATTCATCGTGGAAAGTTGATAGGCCTGACACACTTTACAATCAG GAAGATGAAATCAACGTGCCATCCAACATCCATTGCCACCGAGACACTGAAGAGACGCCCCAACAAGATGACAATGCCGCAAATGAAGATCAAGTCAATGTGCCATCCCACTTCTTTTTCCAACGAGACACTGACGAGACGCCCCAACAAGATGTAGACACTTCACAGCTTCTTCTTATTCTTTCAAATGACGTTGAACTTAACCCTGGACCG ACTTTCAGTTGCAAGTGGACATCATGCTTCaagaaatttattaattatggtGAACTTAGTGCCCATATAGTATGTCACATAGAGGGAACAAATAGATGCCAATGGGAAGACTGCCATGAATGTTTTTCAGCTGTAAGAAGATTTGAGCTGCATCTTTTGAGACATTTGTATGAT AACAGCGAGATATTCAAAACAATCGATGAATGGAAAAACACGCTACCTGATGGGAAGATCAATGAACAGAGAACAGATCTGCATATGTGTCCACTTCATCTG AGGTCCAAACTGATGCTGCTCTTATTTGATGAAGATTTCTCCATTCCAACGGGTTATTACACAATAGAGGAACACTACAAATACCTGGAATTGCTAAGTATACGTCTTCCTTCTGattatgaaaaaattaaaaataacttcttacttaaaagaaaatatttaggtGAAAACTGGGAAAATGATGAGGGAAAGTGTCCAACTGTACAGTTTAATACTGCTGCTGACTATAGTCCTACTCCTAAAGATATATATACTGTAGCtagttataatgaaaataatgtgtttgtctCTACATCTAGACCAGAGTTGTGCAATACATACTTCTCAGGAACAACTTTAAACAAAGGAATGCGGAAAAGAAGAAAATCAAATGAGAATGTTCAATTTAATGTTGACAATAAATTGTGGTCAGATATATTGattgaaaatttaacaaactgttcaaatgctttaaaattgcaaaatcttGTATTAAAAACTTTAGCAGAAAAGGGTTTTGTTACATCAAAGAagcaatctttttttaaattagaacaaGAAGCTTGTAGATTATCTGCACATAACAACTGTACAACTGGAACCtttgtatgttcagtttttaaaaataaaattgaagacaATGAATTTTATTATGTAAGGTATGTTGAATCTGGAGTTTACAGTGGATTCATGGAACAGAAGTACTTATATTTCCTTAAGGAGCATTTTAATGTTGCAGAtgataatgttttgttgcatCAAGTTATTACATTGGAAGATATAAATCAAATGAAAATCgatgaaaataaacataatataaaaaggAATCGCCCAGATAAAATATTTAGTCATTGTGTTGATAAAATTTTGCCATCATATGTAAATGAACTGAATGACAATGAAAATTGTGATAGTGTTCAACTACTGTCTTACGTAGTACTTTTTTCGCCATTCAAATCAAAAGCATCTGTAGACAAGCCTGAAAAgatgttttttaaaatgaaacCGCAGGATTTGCATGAAAGTTTACTGAAACTAGtttatgactttaaaataaatcaacttgtGACCAAAAGTCGTTGTTCAAAAGATATAATAACAGTACCAGCAGTTGTGAATGGTACTCTCCTACATCAGTCATTTGTTTTGAATTGCTTGTCTGGAAACATCAAAGCAAAGCCagatttatttgttaaatcaGCACGTTATGAATCTAATTTTGTTGAATCAGGCAACATTTCTTTGGGTACATCATTAAGAAACAAAACGATTCAGCTCTTTTTGAAAAAGGATTATGTTAACTTATTTTCCTTTTATAAGAAGTATTTTCCAGAGTTAAATGAATGCAATGAAACCACTGTTGAAACGTCAGaaccagttttgaaaaaaagaaagaccataaagcatttaaagccaATAAATATTTGTAGATCAGAATTAGAGAAAAGAGTTGGCATTTCTAATAAAGACACTGAAACGGATATTTCTGAGCATTTCGGAAACctgtcaatatttaaaaactacTGTTGTTCCCTTCTAGATCATGGCACTTTAGTTATACAAATGCATGATGACAGCGGCAATCTAGTTTGTTGCCTTAATGATTACTGCGAAATGGATGGTTCATTTAaagcaaatgattttattttcactaCTAGGTTTTGTCAAGAAACTGGTGACTATCTTGACtgcacatgtaaaatatacaaaactCTGCTTAATGTGAAGGAATTTAATATTAGGAACGAAGAATTTCTAGTTTTAGACTCTTCAGGAGATAACTGTGTAACTTGCATGCATTGTAAGTTTGTTAAATTGCATGTATTACCTTGTTTAGCACCGGACCATGTACAGTGTCCAGAATCATTGTCAAGAATCCAACACTTTGTTCAAAAGGCTTTGTGTTTTAACAATCAGGAAATAGTTGAAATATCTAGAAAACCAGAAATTAGAAAATATTCTGTTCTTATAGAAGGTGACGAGTATCCAGCTTTTGTTCATTTTAGCATGAACAAAAGGCTTGGTAAATGCACTGTGTCATGCACTGCTGGTAGATGCCGTTCTCAAAAGAGTTATAAGAGAAATATAAGTACTTTACTAAATTCGAAGGTTTGTAGgcacttaaacttatttaaatcatatactcacatgtgggaagatttaattcatacaactaatgataacaatgatgatgaagaacaGCAGTTATTTGATGACAATATTGATAATGAAATGCCTGTTTCGGTTACATTAAGTACTGCTGCATACAATAACTTCAATGAGGAATCTGGACTTTGGAATTTTAAGTGTAGAAGTAAACATTCTCCCAGACTTAAAGACAATAATGAgttaaggaaaaatatcataaaacgtgATCAGTGGAATGATTCTAACCTTGTTCGATGTTCAGATGGCTGCCTAAAAGGACCTGTATTATTTCCAGATATTCCAGACAATACCTGTCCCTGTGGAAGCGGTTGGCTCAAGCGAGAAGATGACGATAATTACAGTGAAAATGGACTGACCATACACGAAAGACAAAGAACATTAACTATTTACACAAATTTTGCACCTGTAAAATGTGACATTCATATACGTGAATGCTATAATTCAATTAGTAAGCCATGCAGAATTCTTTGGGATGAAGGGGACTtagattgtatacatgtattaagtaggGATACAGCAGCAGGAGATGAAATAGGGTGGGAATTTGTATCTATGGTTATGAATTCTAGTTGCACTTTTTCCTCTTACTGCCAGTTTAAAAATGAGATGTATAAAACTCGCCACAATAAGGCTAGGTTTATGGatcaaacagtttttttaaatttttggtTCAGTTGGGCTTCAAACATGAAAATAGATTTCCGTATACCCTGTGGTGTATGTGGTTATGGTCCTAAGAGATTGTGCTGTGATGGTACAAACGTAGGGGTTGGATTTCGGAATTCAAATTATGAGGAAATTACAGAAACAAACCAGGCTTTGGGCATTAATAATACGCTGCATCGTAGAATGGATAGatgttttttgaaaaatttgaatGGAATAGACAAACAAGAAATGATTAACCTTCGAACTACTTTAGATTACATTGCTCGGAAAGAACTGAATGAAATTAAAGAGAATGAAATTATTCCAGAGAGGGATTTATTGGACCGTATCGAGTTGTTAAAACAAGCACTGCCCTCTGAAGTTTTGGGTTCCTTCGAAAGATTTTATCAAATGAGTGATAATGAACGAGTTgcatattcaaatgttttaaaaatgctAGCCACAACAGCGTCCATTACAAGCCTGGTACCCCCTGCATATTGTTACAAAATTCAACTATTATTAAATAGCCCCAATATTGAAAATGATCGATTTAATAGTATTGTTAATGAAACTCGTTCGTTTGCACCTGAACTAAGAGATTTAATTTGCGAGTCTTTAATAAGTAACAATGAAATATTGCCCGATGACATtagattatttttgcaatatctaaTTAATGAATCAATGTCATTGCAAGTTACTGAACCAGAACCACCTGTACCTCAACTGGGCACATACAATCCTGAAAAGTTTGGAAGGGcctattattttaatgaatctgGGTTAAAGTTAAGAAGTGTAAGAAAGTTTTCCATTGACAATGATAgctgtgttaaaagaaatatagACCATGACGATGCGACTTTAGAATTTGAAAAATGTCAAAAGCTTTATTCTAAAGTTCAAACTTCTGCTCGAGGAACATCAACATTATTTCTTTGGTTCTGTGCAGACCATGGACATTGCTATGGTTTTCACATGACTGGGGCAGAAGGAAGAAAAGATCCCGCATTATCACTCTATAGCTATTTAGAAACCCCTCCACAAGACGTGTTTTATGACTTTGCATGTAATTTACAAGAATATTGCCTAAACAGAGAAAGTGGATACTATAAAAATGTAcgtttttttcatgacattttccaTGGCTACTCCCACAAATGTTCTAATGCTTTTACAGCTAGCAGACTTCAAGGCTTTGAATCTGTAAATTCtgaaatatgtgaacaattcAACAGCTTTATACAGTGCATTAAAAGGTCGGCCCGTCAGATGTCACAGTCACACTTTTGCTTTTACCTACAATTCTTTTTAAATGaatggaataagaagaaaaagttatcatatgaaaaaaagaTAAGAATTGCTTTAGCTGGGTTAGTTTAA